The sequence ATGGAGCGCTCCCGCAAGGCGGAGGCGGTCGCGCCCGCGCTGGAGCTGCGTGCGGAGGCCGAGCGGGAACACCGCGTGGCCGACGCCGCCGAGGCCCGCGCCCGGGGCCCGCTGCCCGCGCCCCTCGCCGCCGCCGACGCGAGCGGGCTCGCCGCCGCCGCGCGCCGCGCCGCCGAGGAGCTGGGCGGCCTCGACGCCGCCCGTCGCGCCGAGCGCCGCCTCGCCGAACTGGTCACGGAACGCGCCGGATTGGACCGCCAGGAGCGCGCCGACGAGGACGTGCTGCGCGAGGCCGACGTCTGGCTGGACGGCTGGGAGGGCACGCGTACGACGCTCCAGGCGCGCATCGACACCGCCCAGGAGGCCGCGACCCGCGCCGAACAGCTCGCCGTCCAGCGCGAGCCGATGGGGCGCCGCCTGACCGCCGCCCGCACCCGCGACGCCCTCGCCGCCGACCTGGAGACGGCCCGGCGGCGCGCCCAGGAATCCGCGCAGCAAGCGCTGGACGCCCGCGCCCACTGGCTCGAACTCAAGGAACAGCGCCTCGACGGCATCGCCGCCGAACTCGCCGCCCACCTCACCGACGGCGCACCCTGCGCGGTCTGCGGCGCCATCGAACACCCCGCGCCCGCCCGCAAGGTCGCCGGACATGTGGACCGCGCGACCGAGGAGCGCGCCCACACCGCCGCCCAGGAGGCCGACCGGCGGCACACCGAAGAGGAACGGCACGCCGGTGACATCGGCAAGGCCCTGGCCGTCGCCACCGCCGAGGCCGGCGAGACACCCACCGCCCGACTCGAAGCCGAGGCGGCCGAGTTGGAGCGGGAGTACGCCCGCGCCCATCGCGCCGCCTCCGCCCTGCACGCCGCCCGGGAGGAGCTGCGGCGCGCCGAGCAGGAGCGCGAGTGGCGCCTCGCCGACCGGCAGGAGGCCGCCGTACGGGCCGCCTCCCGGCTCACCCGGCGCGAGGCCCTGGAGCGCGAACAGACCCGGTTGGAAAGCGAGTTGACGCAGGCACGCGGCACCGCCGACAGCGTGGCCGCGCGCGCCGCACAGCTGGAGCGGCGGGCCGCCCTGCTCACCGAGGCCGCCGACGCGGTGCGCGCCGCCGAGAAGACCGCGCAGCGCCTCAAGTCCGCCGACGCCCGGCTCGCCGACGCCGCCTACCGGGCCGGCTTCGCCACCCCCCAGGAGGCGGCCGACGCCCTGCTCACCGACGCGGCCCACCGCGAGCTCCAACACCGGCTGGACGCACGGCAGTCGGAGGAGGCCGCCGTACGCGCCGTACTCGCCGAGGCCGACACCGCGGCCGCCGCCCAGCTGCCGCCCGCCGACCCGGCCGACGCCGAACGTGCCGCGATCGCGGCCGAGCACCGGCTGCGGACGGCCGCCTCCGCCCGCGACGCCGCCGCCCGCTGCTGCGCCGAACTGGACCGCCTCTCCACCCGCGCCACCGCCGCCGTGCGCCAATTGGCCCCGCTGCGCGCGGAGTACGACCGCGTCGCCCGGCTCGCCGCCCTCACCGCGGGCACCGCGGCCGACAACGAGCGCAAGATGCGCCTGGAGTCCTACGTGCTCGCCGCCCGCCTGGAGCAGGTCGCCGCCGCCGCGACCGCCCGCCTCCAGCGGATGTCCTCCGGCCGCTACACCCTCGTGCACTCCGACGGCCGCAGCGGACGCGGCCGCAGCGGGCTCGGCCTGCATGTCGTGGACGCCTGGACCGGCCGCGAACGGGACACCGCGACACTGTCCGGCGGCGAGACCTTCTTCGCCTCCCTCGCGCTCGCCCTCGGCCTCGCCGACGTCGTCACCGACGAGGCCGGCGGGGTCCGCCTGGACACCCTCTTCATCGACGAGGGCTTCGGCAGCCTGGACGACCAGACCCTGGACGAGGTCCTCGACGTCCTCGACGGCCTGCGCGAACGCGACCGCAGCGTCGGCATCGTCAGCCATGTCGCCGACCTGCGCCGCCGCGTCCACGCCCAACTGGAGATCGTCAAGGGCCGAACGGGGTCGACGCTGCGGCACCGGGGCATCGACTGACCCCAACTGTCCGCTGCGGCAGGCGAGTTCGGTGCTCGTCCGGCGGGCGTGTAGGTTCTTCGCCCATGGCTCGGTTTGAAGATCGCGGAGTGCTGGAGTGGGTGGAGTCGGGCGGCGGCCCCCTGATCGCCGTTCCGGAGGTGGTCCTGCCGTTCTGGGCGGGTGCCGACAGCGAGGAGCTGGACACGGACTACGACCGGGCCTGCGAGGTCTCCGGGTACGCCGGGCTGCTCCCGGTCGGCGACAGCGCGGCCCTCGTCCTCGGTGACGAACCGGCCGCCACCTCCTATCTGCCCGAGCACCACGCCTTCGTACGGTGGTCGGCCGCGGACTCCGAGCGCGACCTGCTCGCCGGGGTGCCCGCCGCGCTGGAGACGGCGGTGTGGGAGCAGGAGCTGCGCTGGGAGGTGCCGGGGCCCGTGGTGCTGTTCGACTCGGCCTGGCCGGGCGGCGAGGCGGACCGGCAGGAGCACCTGCGGATACCGCTCACCGCGGGGTCGTACACCGTGCGCACCGCCTACGCCCAGCCGGGCGCCGAGACCTGGGTGGGACTGGTCCAGCTCGACAGGATCGCCTAGGAGCGCGGGGGTTTCAGGGCCGGATGCCGTCGAAGGTGATCTCCAGATGGCGGGGGCCGCGCAGTACCGCGTTCGGCCGGTACGGTGGCGGGTCCTGTACCAGGCGGGGGTTCTCCAGGCGGCGGGCCAGCTCGGTCAGTGCGATCTGGGTCTCCAGGCGGGCCAGCGGTGCCCCGAAGCAGATGTGGATGCCGCTGCCGAAGCCGAGGTGCTGGATGTCCTCGCGGTCCGGGTCGAACCGCTCGGGGTCCTCGAAGCGCTCCGGGTCCCGGTTGCCCGCGGCCAGCACCAGCCAGATCCGCGAGCCCTTCGGGATGGTCACCCCGCGCACCTCGATGTCGGTGATGCAGGTGCGCTGCGGCACCAGCTGCACCGGCGGCTCGTAGCGCAGCAGTTCCTCCACCAGCCGGGGCGCGAGATCCGGCTCATGGCGCAGCCGCTCCAGGACGTCCGGGTGGCGCAGCAGCGTCAGCATGCCGTTGGTGATCAGGTTGACGG is a genomic window of Streptomyces sp. WP-1 containing:
- a CDS encoding SMC family ATPase; the protein is MRLHRLDITAFGPFGGAQSVDFDALSAAGLFLLHGPTGAGKTSVLDAVCYALYGSVPGARQSGTGQGMNLRSDHAEPRTRTEIRLELTVAGRRFEVTRQPPWERPKLRGTGTTVDKAQTWLREYDTQAAAWKDLSRSHQEIGAEFEQLLGMSREQFCQVVLLPQGDFARFLRADAEARGRLLGRLFDTRRFADVEKRLAERRRAAEARVREGDAALLADAHRMQQEAGDAMELPELAPGDPGLAEAVLGAAAVARSTARERLAVAHSRLTAAESAHTGARRTLDGIRELARLQGRFAEARRRAEHLQARAAEHLADQERMERSRKAEAVAPALELRAEAEREHRVADAAEARARGPLPAPLAAADASGLAAAARRAAEELGGLDAARRAERRLAELVTERAGLDRQERADEDVLREADVWLDGWEGTRTTLQARIDTAQEAATRAEQLAVQREPMGRRLTAARTRDALAADLETARRRAQESAQQALDARAHWLELKEQRLDGIAAELAAHLTDGAPCAVCGAIEHPAPARKVAGHVDRATEERAHTAAQEADRRHTEEERHAGDIGKALAVATAEAGETPTARLEAEAAELEREYARAHRAASALHAAREELRRAEQEREWRLADRQEAAVRAASRLTRREALEREQTRLESELTQARGTADSVAARAAQLERRAALLTEAADAVRAAEKTAQRLKSADARLADAAYRAGFATPQEAADALLTDAAHRELQHRLDARQSEEAAVRAVLAEADTAAAAQLPPADPADAERAAIAAEHRLRTAASARDAAARCCAELDRLSTRATAAVRQLAPLRAEYDRVARLAALTAGTAADNERKMRLESYVLAARLEQVAAAATARLQRMSSGRYTLVHSDGRSGRGRSGLGLHVVDAWTGRERDTATLSGGETFFASLALALGLADVVTDEAGGVRLDTLFIDEGFGSLDDQTLDEVLDVLDGLRERDRSVGIVSHVADLRRRVHAQLEIVKGRTGSTLRHRGID
- a CDS encoding immunity 21 family protein, which translates into the protein MARFEDRGVLEWVESGGGPLIAVPEVVLPFWAGADSEELDTDYDRACEVSGYAGLLPVGDSAALVLGDEPAATSYLPEHHAFVRWSAADSERDLLAGVPAALETAVWEQELRWEVPGPVVLFDSAWPGGEADRQEHLRIPLTAGSYTVRTAYAQPGAETWVGLVQLDRIA